In Lycium ferocissimum isolate CSIRO_LF1 chromosome 7, AGI_CSIRO_Lferr_CH_V1, whole genome shotgun sequence, the sequence AGCAGCGAACGTGCCGCGCGTGAGAATGAAAGATGTACAAGGCATGCCTGGCACTATTGGTGGATTCTTCTTACGTTTCGCTCAGTTTGTTTTTGCTGTTGTCTCGCTTTGCGTCATGTCTACTACCGGTGATTTTCCTTCCGTCACTGCTTTCtggtaattttttttgtctcttATAACTACAAAATTTCAGTTTTCATCATGTTTAGATAATCATATGTAAGTTAGATATGTAAATTAAGGCGTAATTGCAATGTTTAGATGATTACGTTTTTGCTTTTGTTTCTCTTTGCGTCGTGGCTATTACCTGTAATTTTTTCCTTCCGTCACAGCTTtctggtaattttttttttggttttttcttcactttttaaAAGGATAAAAGCAGAAACTACAAATTTTTAGTTCTGATCATATTTATATAAGAGATAATAATCAAAAACACACCTGATGTATCACTTTTTTGTGAGTTTCCTACGTGAACTATCAGGTGTCTGCGTTTTCTACCTGCATTGTCACTGACTATTTAAACACACCTAGAAGCTGACTACATCAAGTGTTTGAATACAATTGCCAAATGCGCGTGCCAACTTTATTTGCCCATAAAATTTCGTCTGACTCATTAATTTCAAGGTGTGctttgataaatagttggtaatttttgtctctttttAAAAGCACAAAAGCTATAACTAGAAAATATCAGTTCCGATCTATTTGAGCATTGTCTCACTTATCTTCCATACTAGCAGTAGTAGTATTACTCTTGTAGTTTTTTGTTCTTCGATTTCTGTTACtatctgttgtttcttgtacttcgttTATCGTATTATTTTGTTTGTAGTTACTGTTCCTTTTTTCAGAAAGGCTTTGTCATGCTATTatagtattttatttctttcacaGCTTTCTGGTAATTTTTGTCTCTTTCTTCACTTAACATTATTACCATTGACAAACACGAAAACTCCTACAAACTTTTAGTTCCGATCATGtttatattatcatatatgtGAGTCAGATGCTTAAGTTAGGGCGTAATCGGAAATGTTAGTATCTATGATCAGCGGATTCTTCTTACATTTCGCTCGGTTTGTTTTCGCTGTTGTCTCTCTTTGCGTCATGTCTACTACCGGTGATTTTCCTTCCGTCACTGCTTTCTAGTAATTTTTGTCTCTTATAACTACAAAATTTCAGTTCCGATCATGTTTAGACTTTAGATAATCATAAATGTGAGTTAGATGTTTAAACTTTAAATCATATGTAAGTAATTGCAAACTATAGAAGCATTACATCAACATTTTTGTAATTTTGCTGTTGTTTCTCTTTGCGTCATGTCTACAACTGGTGATTTTCCTTCCCTCACTGCTTTCTGGTAATTTTTGTCTCTTATAACTACAAAATTTCAGTTTTGATAATCATATATAAGTTAGATGTTTAAGTTAAGGCGTATTGCTGTTGTTTCTCTTTGTATCACGTCTTCTACCAGTGATTTTCCTTCTGTCACAGCTTTCTGGTAATTTTTGgctttttcttcactttttaaAAGCACAAAAACTATAAGTACAAAGTTTCAGTTCCGATCATATTTAGATAATCATATGTAAGTTAGACGTTTAAATCATATGTAAGTACAGttagacctctctataacaacatcctTATATTAACACTTCACTAACCTACctttatcttaaaaaaaaaaaaaaaaaaaaaaaaaaacaccactATAacaaacatgtttttttttttaaaataaaataaaataataacaaccatGTTTTTTGTGGAATTGGTcatttatgttatgttatacattatatgttctctataacaacatttcgctATAGCAAACAAAAAATATCGGAACAAACGACACTGTTATAGAGAGGCTTGACTGTAATTGCAAAGATAGCAGTATTACATCAGTTCATACTGAACTGGCATTTTTGGATAAAATGAACTGAGAATGTGCTGAGTTTTAGCTGATAGTATAGTAAGTGATTTCACGGTTTATTATGTGGAACAATTGTGCCTGGCAGCTTAATATTTCATACAATTAGAAGTCTagcttttcttaaaaaataatctttGATTGGAGATGGGCTGTGGCCTTCTGATGGAGCAAGTGTTATTCTCCAGTGGAGATGCTAAAATTTTCAGCCTACTGAGCCTATAGCTTATATAGGAAGTATGGATCTACTGTTAGCAAGTTGAGGTGGAATTTGTGGAGACCAAGaagtctcaggttcaaatcccgTTGTAGTATGCTGACAACCAACTTATGTACCGGTATTTCCTCACTAGTGTGTGCAAGAGGATGTTAATTTGTACTAGTTGGTGCTGTATAAATATGAGCAGTTGTTATCCTCCTAGAAGAAAAGGGTAATTTGCAGGCAGAGTTAATGGTTGTCCTATCAGTAAAATTTGCAGATCAAATTAAGATTTTGTAGTGGTAGGGGGAAATTTCATTTCTGTCTCATTATCTCACTGGATAGTTGTTCGAACTTTATTCAATTCTGTTGATATCTAGTATTGCCTAAATGTGCTAGACAATCATTTGAAATTTAATTGACTTGAAGTTAACTAATTGGAGCTGCAAATGCTGACAGTAACTCATCATATCCTGTTAAATATTTGGATGTCTTCTTTaccatctcaaaaaaaaaaaaaaaaaaaaaaggatgtcTTCTGTAATATTGAATGAAGTAAATTTAAGAACTCatcattgttgttgttttggcctcTGATCAAGCACATGCTTATTGGAAGTTGTGTTGCTTTTATGGTGAATTTTTTCATCTTATCTGGTTTCCCAGTTACCTTGTTGCTGCTGCTGGTTTACAGAGCTTATGGAGCTTGTCTCTAGGAATTCTTGATGTTTATGCCCTTCTTGTTGGACGGTGCTTGCAGAATTCTCGGATTGTGAGCTTATTTGCTGTGGGTGATGGGGTAAGTTGCCATTGATTCATCAAAAACTTGATCACGTAATAGTAACTGAGCTAATTAATGAATGAAGGCATTATTGAAGTAGTATTTTTAAACCATAAAAAAGATGTATGTCAGCTTGTCAAACATTCTGATTTTTTCGTGAGATATCAAAAATGAATCTTCATAGAAAGTTGATAGCTTTTGCTCAGATTGGTACAATCAGACATGCAAGGACTTGATACAACAGGGAAAAGCTAGTTATTGGAATCAGTTCCAATACATTAGTTCTGTAAAATTGTATCGTGATGAGTAAAATAttgaaaatttcaactttcctcCTTGCAATTGGTACTAAAAAGCTTAATGAGGATatattggaatttgaaaaatatgacTTTTCATTGTATGGTGTCAGTTTTTACTGGAGATAGCTTCTATGCTAATACACGATGGACCGACTTCCTGTTTATGCAAaataggggtgggcataaacaccgaaaaccgaaaaatcggaccgaaccgaattaattcctGTTTTTCGGTATTTCGCAATAAAaatttcggtgttcggttcggtGTTGGCTCGTTCACCGGTTTTTCGGAAaccgattttttttatttttttttttttttttttttttttttttga encodes:
- the LOC132065312 gene encoding CASP-like protein 5A2 isoform X1, which codes for MSVSNASVHPVDAPPLQTEAANVPRVRMKDVQGMPGTIGGFFLRFAQFVFAVVSLCVMSTTGDFPSVTAFCYLVAAAGLQSLWSLSLGILDVYALLVGRCLQNSRIVSLFAVGDGVTSTLTFAAACASAGITVLIGNDLGVCSQNHCLEFETATAMAFLSWFCALPSFLLNFWSLASR
- the LOC132065312 gene encoding CASP-like protein 5A2 isoform X2, which encodes MLVSMISGFFLHFARFVFAVVSLCVMSTTGDFPSVTAFYYLVAAAGLQSLWSLSLGILDVYALLVGRCLQNSRIVSLFAVGDGVTSTLTFAAACASAGITVLIGNDLGVCSQNHCLEFETATAMAFLSWFCALPSFLLNFWSLASR